A stretch of the Duncaniella dubosii genome encodes the following:
- a CDS encoding winged helix-turn-helix transcriptional regulator: MKEEDNATKYPIAICPIRNVVARFGDKWSLLVLLVIEGEGTVRFNELRRIIPDISTRVLSSTLKTLEADGLINRKVYAQVPPKVEYTLTETGKSLIPIINQLTQWAQTNMENVIRHREDYASAQG, encoded by the coding sequence ATGAAAGAAGAAGACAATGCCACCAAATACCCCATCGCGATATGTCCTATCCGTAATGTCGTCGCACGTTTCGGCGATAAATGGTCGCTGCTTGTCCTGCTCGTAATCGAGGGAGAAGGCACAGTGAGATTCAATGAATTGCGCAGAATCATTCCAGACATATCTACCCGCGTACTTTCTTCCACACTCAAAACGCTTGAGGCCGACGGACTCATCAACCGCAAAGTTTATGCGCAAGTGCCTCCAAAAGTGGAATACACGCTGACTGAAACCGGCAAATCGCTGATACCAATCATCAATCAGCTCACACAATGGGCACAGACGAACATGGAAAATGTCATCAGACACCGCGAGGATTACGCCTCTGCTCAAGGATAG